One genomic region from Sulfurovum riftiae encodes:
- a CDS encoding dihydrolipoamide acetyltransferase family protein has protein sequence MSLFKMPSLGADMESGTLMEWKVKEGDRVKKGQVIAEVESNKGVIDVEIFEDGVVDKLLVEPGTTCAVGTPIASIRGENETAEASAAEEVPTEKSEAPKAEEKPVKASEEKEEAAKVQESAKEEMPEVSAGSSEHEVRVSPAARKRAKELGVDLEALAAKIEGKIGTAEVEAAAATVEKKKRGGSDSMRKAIAAAMSRSNAEIPHYYLSTSINMTPALEWLAEQNEKRSIKERILPAALTIRAVVKALQAVPELNGFWQDDALQMSGTISPGVAIAKREGGLVTPALLNAQEMDLDGTMKAFHDLITRTRSGKLRSSEITQQTIVITNLGDLGVEEVFGVIYPPQVALVGLGRIVDAPWVVGDALAVRKVMRATLAGDHRATDGRTGALFLNKLDALLQNPEELL, from the coding sequence ATGAGTCTTTTCAAAATGCCGAGTCTGGGTGCCGATATGGAGTCGGGTACCCTGATGGAGTGGAAGGTCAAAGAGGGTGACCGGGTCAAAAAAGGCCAGGTGATCGCAGAGGTGGAGTCCAATAAGGGGGTCATCGATGTCGAGATCTTCGAGGACGGCGTGGTAGACAAACTGTTGGTGGAACCGGGGACGACCTGTGCCGTGGGGACACCTATCGCCTCCATCCGGGGGGAGAATGAAACAGCGGAAGCTTCGGCAGCAGAAGAAGTGCCGACAGAAAAGAGTGAAGCGCCGAAAGCGGAAGAGAAACCTGTAAAAGCTTCCGAAGAGAAAGAGGAAGCGGCAAAAGTGCAGGAGAGTGCGAAGGAAGAGATGCCGGAAGTTTCGGCAGGATCGTCTGAACATGAGGTAAGGGTCTCTCCGGCCGCACGCAAAAGAGCCAAAGAGCTCGGTGTCGATCTTGAGGCACTTGCCGCAAAAATAGAAGGCAAGATCGGTACGGCTGAAGTTGAAGCCGCAGCCGCAACGGTAGAAAAGAAGAAACGGGGCGGTTCCGACAGTATGCGCAAAGCTATCGCAGCGGCGATGAGCCGTTCGAATGCGGAGATCCCCCACTACTACCTTTCGACATCGATCAACATGACACCGGCACTGGAGTGGCTGGCTGAGCAGAATGAGAAACGGAGCATCAAGGAGCGTATCCTTCCGGCAGCCTTGACGATCCGTGCGGTGGTCAAGGCATTGCAGGCCGTACCGGAACTTAACGGCTTCTGGCAGGATGATGCATTGCAGATGAGCGGAACGATCAGTCCGGGTGTGGCGATCGCCAAGCGGGAAGGCGGGCTGGTCACACCGGCACTGCTCAATGCACAGGAGATGGACCTTGATGGGACGATGAAAGCGTTCCATGACCTGATCACACGTACAAGGTCGGGTAAACTCCGCAGTTCGGAGATCACGCAGCAGACGATCGTTATCACCAACCTCGGTGATCTGGGTGTGGAAGAGGTCTTCGGTGTGATCTACCCACCGCAGGTCGCGCTTGTAGGACTGGGGCGTATTGTCGATGCACCGTGGGTCGTGGGCGATGCTCTGGCGGTACGCAAGGTCAT